The Leptotrichia sp. OH3620_COT-345 genomic sequence TGGGTAAAAAAGATCATGCAATTTTACTTGACTGTAATACATTAAAATATGAATATGTACCTGTTATACTTAAAGATGAAGTAATAGTAATATCGAATACTAATAAAAGAAGAGGTCTTGCAGATTCAAAATATAACGAAAGACGTGAAGAATGTGAACAGGCATTGAAAGATTTACAGAAAAAACTTAATATAAAAGCATTGGGAGAACTGTCAACTGAAGTTTTTGAAGTAAATAAAAAATTAATAGAAAATGAAGTAAACAGAAAAAGAGCGAAACATGCAGTTTATGAAAATCAGAGAACTTTAAAAGCTCAACAGGAATTATCAAAAGGAAATTTGGAAGAATTCGGAAAATTAATGAACCGGTCTCACGAATCACTCAGAGATGATTATGAAGTTACGGGAAAGGAACTTGATACATTAGTGGAATTGGCATGGAAACAGGATGGAGTAATAGGTTCAAGAATGACAGGTGCAGGATTTGGAGGATGTACCGTAAGTATAGTGAAAAAAGATAAAGTCGATGAATTTATAAATAATGTGGGAAAAGAATATAAAGAAAAAATAGGATATGATGCTGATTTTTATATTGTAAAAGTAAGTGAAGGACCGAGAATGTTATGATAAGTGTAGAAAAAAAACTGTTTGGAATATATAAAGGGGAAAAAATATTTAGATATGAGTTGAAAAACAGCAACGGATTTCAAGTGAATATCTTAAATTTAGGAGGGATTATAACGGGAATATATGTGAAAGACAAAAAAGGAAACATTAAAAATACAGTATTAGGTTATCAAGAGATTGAAAAATATATCGGAAATTCGGCATATCCCGGTGCTATAATAGGAAGAACTGCAGGAAGAATAAAAAATGGAGAATTTTCGATTGACGGAGTAAAATACAGTTTGGGAAAAAATGACGGTAAAAATTCTTTGCATGGAGGGAAAGAGGGTCTTAATGACAAAATTTACAATGTAAAGGAATTAGGTAACGGGATAGAACTGTCTTATATAAGTCCTCATATGGAAGAAGGGTATCCGGGTACGGTAGAATTTAAAATTTTATATTTAATAAATGAAAATAACGGATTATCTCTTGAATATAATGCCGTTTCAGACAGGAAAACTTATATTAATCTGACTAATCATACATATTTTAATTTGTCCGGAAATCTTGAAAAAAATGGAGATGAGCAGATATTAAAAATAAAAGCGGATAATGTATGTGAATTAGGTTCAGGGCTTATACCTACAGGAAATTTTATCAGTGTTGAAAACACCGTGTTTGACTTTAGAGAAGGATTGAAAATAAAGGATGGTATAGAAAAGGGACATTCCCAGTTTAAAATAACAAGGGCATATGATCATCCTTTCATTTTGAATTATAGTGGAGTCGAGAATGAACCTCAAATTATACTTTACTCTGAGTATAGCGGCATAGAAATGGAAATCAGGACAACTGAAAGATCGGTAGTAATATATACAGGAAATTATCTTGATGAT encodes the following:
- a CDS encoding galactokinase — translated: MSDLKRKFLKVFGETHEKEFFSPGRVNLIGEHTDYNGGNVFPCAIDRGTYAFVKLRNDNNFRMYSENFEKLGVIEFSLDKLENEKEHNWANYPKGVIKMFTEAGYEINRGFDILFYGNIPNGAGLSSSASIEILTGIVLKNLFNLNIDMIEMVKLCQKTENLFIGVNSGIMDQFAVGMGKKDHAILLDCNTLKYEYVPVILKDEVIVISNTNKRRGLADSKYNERREECEQALKDLQKKLNIKALGELSTEVFEVNKKLIENEVNRKRAKHAVYENQRTLKAQQELSKGNLEEFGKLMNRSHESLRDDYEVTGKELDTLVELAWKQDGVIGSRMTGAGFGGCTVSIVKKDKVDEFINNVGKEYKEKIGYDADFYIVKVSEGPRML
- a CDS encoding aldose epimerase family protein, whose protein sequence is MISVEKKLFGIYKGEKIFRYELKNSNGFQVNILNLGGIITGIYVKDKKGNIKNTVLGYQEIEKYIGNSAYPGAIIGRTAGRIKNGEFSIDGVKYSLGKNDGKNSLHGGKEGLNDKIYNVKELGNGIELSYISPHMEEGYPGTVEFKILYLINENNGLSLEYNAVSDRKTYINLTNHTYFNLSGNLEKNGDEQILKIKADNVCELGSGLIPTGNFISVENTVFDFREGLKIKDGIEKGHSQFKITRAYDHPFILNYSGVENEPQIILYSEYSGIEMEIRTTERSVVIYTGNYLDDVSEFQEEKGQNRRYLGVTIETQDFPDGINIKNFNVKPLKAGEKYYSKTTYKFNIV